The following nucleotide sequence is from Cellvibrio sp. PSBB006.
CCGCCTGCAAAAGCATTGGGCTTATTACCTGCTGTGCCAGCTGAGCTATTACCAGCAGGCACTGGCGCAGGAGATCCGCGCAGAATTCCAACCTACCGCCGGGTTTATGCATTTCCGGGCCGGCGAAACCATCATTGAGCAAGGCGCGGTGGCCGATAAGGTCTATACCCTGCTTGAAGGCAGCGCCGATGCCACCTGTGATGGCGTGAAAGTCGGCGAAGTACATGCCGATGAGATCTTCGGTGCATTGGCCGTCTTCACTCGCCAGCGCCGCATAGCGTCGGTTATCGCTACCAGCGATTGCACCGTATTGGCGGTGCGCAAGGAAGAGTTTATCGACCTGATTGATCATCAGCCCCAGATTTGCCTGGGCCTGATTGAAGAAATGGCCGCCAAGATCAACCAGCTCAACAACCAATTGCTGGCATTGAGCGCGAAAAGCTATTAGGTGCGCCATTGAGCGGCATCAATAATTCCCTTTCTACATCCAAACCAACAAATAAGAATATTTCTCAATAAAGTCGTTGACTTCACAAATGAGAATAGTTATTGTTTTCACAACTGCTGCACAACATCTCTTGTGTGACAGTCGTGAAGGTGATCTCCCTGCAAGCTGATCGCCGGATCTTCTCCTTGGGAGTGTGGAGTTTAATCGCTCCAGGACTCTCGGCTAACCACGGTTGCTTGGGCCACTCATTGAGTGGCCATTTTTCTTTACCTTTCTTTCCGCTGGCATTTCCCTCCACCCATTGAAAATTTTCAAGCCGAACGCATATTTCGTCCTGCCGAGCTTGTCTCAAGCTCATTCAATTCACACAGGAGAATTATCGTGTTACGCATCGGCCTTTTTTTGTTGACCAACATCGCAGTCATTGCGGTGGCCAGCATCACCCTCAGTTTGCTGGGTGTAGGGCGTTACCTGGATCAATCAGGTAACCTGGATTTGCAAACACTGTTGATCTTCTGCGCCGTGTTTGGCTTTACCGGCTCCATTATTTCTCTCTTACTATCCAAATTCATCGCCAAGAAAACCATGGGTGTGCAGCTGATTGAGCGTCCGCGCACTACCGATGAACAATGGTTGGTGGACACCGTCGCCGATCTGGCCCAAAAAGCCGGCATCAAAACACCAGAGATCGGTATCTTCCCCGCACAGGAATCCAATGCCTTTGCGACGGGTTGGAATCGTAATGCGGCACTGGTGGCGGTAAGCCTGGGGATGTTACAGCGTTTCGATCGCGATGAAGTCCGCGCAGTCCTCGCCCACGAAATCGGCCACGTCGCCAATGGCGATATGATTACGCTCAGCCTGATTCAGGGCGTGGTGAACACCTTCGTGATGTTCTTTGCGCGCATCATTGGCCACACCGTAGACCGCGCGATCCTGAAAAATGAAAACGGCCATGGCATCGGCTTTTATGTCACGACGTTTATCGCCGAGATGGTGCTGGGTATTTTGGCTTCCATGATCGTGATGGCCTTCTCCCGTTACCGCGAATACCGCGCAGATGCCGCCGGCGCCCACCTTGCCGGACGCGGTGCCATGATCCGTGCGCTGCAACGCCTGCAGGCCGAAGTGAAGGCCGGTGCCGAGAACCCGATGCCCGATGGCTTTAAGGCCTTCGGTATCAGCGGTGGATTCAAACAACAGTTCGGCCGGCTCTTCTCCAGCCATCCGCCGCTGGAAGACCGCATTGAAGCCCTCAGCCGTCAGGTGTAAACCTGGCGGCTTCACGCCCTATCTCATCTTCATCCCCCGGAGGATTGCATGAAAATAATGCGTTGGTTACTGCTGACTCTGCTGACCGGAGGCGTGGCAGTTGCCGACGCCCAGGCCGATTTCGCCACGGACGATGAGCGTAATACGATTCAGGTGTTTGAAAAGGCGCGGCCGAGTGTCGTTTTTGTTACCAACCAGCAGCTGGTGCGCGATCCTCGCTCGCTGAATCTGCTTGAGGTGCCGCGCGGCAGCGGGACCGGCTTTGTATGGGATGAGAGCGGCTATATCGTCACCAACTTCCATGTAGTCGATGGCGCGCGCAAAGTGATGATTACCTTGCAGGATCAAAGCACCTGGCCCGCTGAAATCGTCGGCCTTGCGCCGGAGCGGGATCTGGCGGTGCTCAAGGTCTCCGCCCCGGAAGAACATCTGACGGCACTGCCACTCGGCGACTCAAGCCAACTGTCGGTGGGTCGCAAGGTACTGGCTATCGGCAACCCCTTTGGGCTGGATGCGACCCTGACCACCGGGGTCGTAAGTGCATTAGGCCGCGAGATCCAGTCACCCAATCAACGTACTATTTCCAATGTGATTCAAACCGATGCCGCGATTAACCCTGGCAACTCCGGTGGCCCCTTGCTCAATTCCCAGGGGCAACTGGTGGGCGTCAACACCATGATCTACAGCCCCAGTGGGGCCAGCGCCGGGATCGGTTTTGCGATTCCGGTTAACACGGTGAAAGAAGTGGTTCCCCAATTGATTGCCCACGGGCGGATCGTGCGCCCGGTAATGGGCGTCGCGCTGGCGCCGGATCATTGGGCGCATCAAAGTGGTATCCAGGGCGTGCCTATCCTGCGTGTTGAAGCCAATTCCCCAGCGGCCCAAGCCGGTCTGGAGGGCCTTTCCCGCAATGCCTGGGGGCAAATTGTATTGGGTGATGTCATTGTCGGCATCAACAAAAAAGTGACGCCTAATCAGGATCAGCTGATGAGTGCACTGGAGCGGCACAAGCCGGGCGATAAAGTCGAAGTGCATATCGTCCGCAACGGCAAGATGGCACAACGCAAGTTGACCCTTGCGGCGCCCCGCGAATAATGGTGCAACGTCAACGCTTATGTCACCTCGACACGCTGCCAGATCCGGGCAGCAAAGGTTTTTCTGTCAACGGCGAGAACGTCTTCCTCATTAAACAACACGGCAAGGTTTACCTTTACCGCAACCAATGCCCCCATATCGGCATTGCACTGGAATGGGTTGAAGATCAATTTCTCGATGCCAGCCATACCATGATCCAATGCGCCAATCACGGCGCATTATTTGTGATTGAAAACGGCGAATGTGTTGCCGGCCCGTGCAGTGGTAAAGCCTTAATTGCACTGCCTTTCGACATCGTGGACGGCTATGTGGAATTGATCGCTGAGCGCGTAACAGACCAGGAACACTAACGCGCGTTTTGTATCTTATCTATCACGAATCTTTCTGAATCAAACACCGCAAATGCGAGTTCCCTAGAGGCTATTACCATGCAGAATTTTACCTTCCATAATCCCACCCGTATTGTCTTCGGTGAAAATCAAATCAGTCAGTTAGCGAAGCTGGTGCCCGCCGATGCGCGAATTTTATTTACCTATGGCGGCGGCTCGATAAAAAAGAATGGCGTTTATGACCAGGTTGTTGACGCATTGAAAGATCGGCCATTATTTGAATTCGGCGGTATAGAACCCAATCCGCGTTATGAAACCTTAATGCGCGCCGCAGCCACGGTAAAAGAAAATCATCTAGATTTTCTGCTCGCTGTCGGTGGCGGCAGCGTGATTGATGGAACAAAATTTATTGCAGCCGCCGTGGAGTTTGATGGTGAGCCTTGGAACAT
It contains:
- a CDS encoding Rieske 2Fe-2S domain-containing protein, whose amino-acid sequence is MVQRQRLCHLDTLPDPGSKGFSVNGENVFLIKQHGKVYLYRNQCPHIGIALEWVEDQFLDASHTMIQCANHGALFVIENGECVAGPCSGKALIALPFDIVDGYVELIAERVTDQEH
- a CDS encoding S1C family serine protease, giving the protein MKIMRWLLLTLLTGGVAVADAQADFATDDERNTIQVFEKARPSVVFVTNQQLVRDPRSLNLLEVPRGSGTGFVWDESGYIVTNFHVVDGARKVMITLQDQSTWPAEIVGLAPERDLAVLKVSAPEEHLTALPLGDSSQLSVGRKVLAIGNPFGLDATLTTGVVSALGREIQSPNQRTISNVIQTDAAINPGNSGGPLLNSQGQLVGVNTMIYSPSGASAGIGFAIPVNTVKEVVPQLIAHGRIVRPVMGVALAPDHWAHQSGIQGVPILRVEANSPAAQAGLEGLSRNAWGQIVLGDVIVGINKKVTPNQDQLMSALERHKPGDKVEVHIVRNGKMAQRKLTLAAPRE
- a CDS encoding cyclic nucleotide-binding domain-containing protein; its protein translation is MHLPSKQSDTITDLAVKLRGLTEVLLAQLPPSGEPLSVSQSDDLFAGQTHTGLLQITEGQVEYRINGKIITLFEQGDLLGLPRSLSLPDGQFSCTSPVILTPYDRDDLVNHVNSDPRLQKHWAYYLLCQLSYYQQALAQEIRAEFQPTAGFMHFRAGETIIEQGAVADKVYTLLEGSADATCDGVKVGEVHADEIFGALAVFTRQRRIASVIATSDCTVLAVRKEEFIDLIDHQPQICLGLIEEMAAKINQLNNQLLALSAKSY
- the htpX gene encoding protease HtpX; its protein translation is MLRIGLFLLTNIAVIAVASITLSLLGVGRYLDQSGNLDLQTLLIFCAVFGFTGSIISLLLSKFIAKKTMGVQLIERPRTTDEQWLVDTVADLAQKAGIKTPEIGIFPAQESNAFATGWNRNAALVAVSLGMLQRFDRDEVRAVLAHEIGHVANGDMITLSLIQGVVNTFVMFFARIIGHTVDRAILKNENGHGIGFYVTTFIAEMVLGILASMIVMAFSRYREYRADAAGAHLAGRGAMIRALQRLQAEVKAGAENPMPDGFKAFGISGGFKQQFGRLFSSHPPLEDRIEALSRQV